Genomic DNA from Klebsiella variicola:
GCCGGCAGATAGATATCGGTGGAGAGCGAAGTAAAGGCCATCAGGCCGCTTAAAATCAAAATAAAAAGCGCCCCGCTGGTGGCGCGCTGATGCGATGAAGTCATTATGGTATCCGTTAAGGAGAGGAAAGCGGTGAAGTGCCTGGCTATTTTAGCCGGTTTCGGGGCAACGGATAATCCCCGGAAATCATAACAGGGTGATGAGCATCATTCATAAATAGCGGCAGGGAAAAGTGGATGGAAAAAAGGGAAGACCGTGGTCTTCCCTTTTGTTCACTGCACGAATGTGCTTTTACAGCGCCATATCATGCTGCGGCGAGGCGTCGCGCGGCGGCTCTGCCGGTTTGGCGGTCGCGGTTGGCGCAGCCGCTGGCATCTGGATCACCGGCGGCTTAGTCAGCTGCAGCGCCGCGGCGGTGTCATCCCATACCTGCTGGGTTAGCGCCACGTTACCGTTCAGCTTCTGACCGTAGCTCGGCACGATAGCGTGAATACGGCTCTGCCACTCCGGCGAGTTAAACTGCTGCGGGAACATCTGCTTGAGTACGTTCAGGGTGATCGGCGCGGCGGTGGAAGCCCCCGGCGACGCCCCGAGCAGCGCAGAAATCGTTTTCTGCTGATCGACCACCACTTCGGTACCCAGCTTCAGAACGCCGCCCTTCTCCGCGTCTTTCTTGATGATCTGCACGCGCTGACCGGCCTGGATCAATTTCCAGTCTTCTTTACGCGCGTCCGGGTAGTACTCTTTCAGCGCAGCAAAACGGTCATCATCACTGAGCATCACCTGGCTGACGAGATATTTCACCAGATCGAAGTTGTCGAGACCGACGTGGGTCATCGGCAGCACGTTATCGGTGGTGGTGGTGCTGAGCAGGTCAAAGAACGAACCATTTTTCAGGAACTTGGTCGAGAAGGTGGCGAATGGCCCGAACAGCACCACGCGCTTACCGTCGAGGTAACGAGCGTCAAGGTGCGGCACCGACATCGGCGGCGCGCCGACCGAAGCCTGACCGTAGACTTTCTCCAGATGCTGCGCGGTGACCGCCGGGTTCTCGGTCATCAGGAACGAGCCGCCCACCGGGAAACCGGCATAGTTATCCGCTTCCGGAATACCGGTTTTCTGCAGCAGCTTCAGCGCGCCGCCGCCGGCACCGATAAAGACGTATTTGGCGTCAATAGTCTGCGCGTCCCCGCTCTGCACGTTCTTAATCGTCACGTGCCAGGAGTTGTCGGCATTGCGTTTGAAATCGGTCACCTCGGAGGAGGTTTGCAGGGTGAAGTGGTTATTTTTCTTCAGGCTGCCGATCAGCTGGCGGGTAATTTCGCCGTAGTTGACATCGGTACCCACCGGCGTCCAGGTGGCGGCCACTTTCTGCTGCGGATCGCGACCTTCCATCACCAGCGGCGCCCACTGTTTAATTTGCGCGTGATCGGTGGAGAATTTCATCCCCTGGAATAAGGTAGTCTGCTGCAGCGCGTTATAACGTTTTTGCAGGTAATCCACATTATCGCCCCACACGAAACTCATATGCGGTGTGGAGTTAATAAAGGAGTGCGGGTCGTGCAAAATACCGCGTTTCACCTGTGCCGACCAGAACTGACGGGAAATCATAAACTGTTCGTTAATATCCAGCGCTTTGCTGACGTCAATCGACCCGTCCGCTCGTTCCGGGGTATAGTTCAGCTCCATATTCGCTGAGTGGCCGGTACCGGCGTTATTCCAGCCGTTGGAAGATTCCAGGGCAACGCCGTCCAGTTTCTCCACCATGGTCAGGTTCCAGTCCGGCTGCAGCGCCTGCAGCCAGGTGCCGAGCGAGGCGCTCATGATCCCGCCGCCAATCAGCAGGAAGTCGGTTTTTTTCGAGGTATCCGCTTCAGCATGCGTCGCCGCGCTGACGAACATCGCTAATGCGGTAAAGGAAATAATCGTTTTTTTCATTGCAGGCATAATAGAATTATCACGTAGCACACGGTAATAAGAGGCAGCATATTAACGCACTTTTACTTTATTTTAAAATATCATTTACACTCTGGCATTTTTAATCAAATAATTATTTAACTTAAAAAAGCAAAGCGAGACATCAAAATGATACCTGGTGAAAAATAACATCGAAAATTCAGCCTGATTGCTGAGAAAAATAAAAAAGAGAGTTTTTTTAGTTAATAAAGTCCAGGCGCGTACGACAATCGCGCGCGCCTGGCAGAGGGGTTAATGGGCGGGAGTGGTCGTGCTGCTGCGCTGTGCTTCGCGCAGGGCGAGACGCAGGTGATTATGATGTTGCGTCAGCAGCTCGCGCGCGTGCCAGGCATCCAGCCCGCTGAGCAGCATCAGGATCGCGGTGCGGCAGTGCTGATGGCAGCTGGCCAGTGCCGCTTTTGCTTCACTGCGCGTGCAGTCGGTGGCCGCCATGACAATCGCTATCTGCCGCTCCGCCCAGTGCGAATTGTCAGCCTGCACGTCCACCCGCAGATTGCTGTACACCCGACCGTCACGGATGGCGAGCCCGGTCGTCAGCATGTTGACGATCTGCCGCTGGGCCAGTTGAGCCTTCGGATTGGCTAAGCCTGCCACCGCTTCCGGCCCGGTCTGTGGGGCAATAATGATATCCGCCAGTTGCGCCGCCTCGCTGGCCGCCTGCTGAGTGACGACAGCGATAGGGGCCCCCAGCGACCAGGCGTGGCGCATCGCGCCCCACACCCACGGCGTCTTGCCGCTGACGGTCAACGCCAGCAGCATATCGTGGTTGGAAAAGTCCAGCGACTGCAGTTCAAAGGCGCCCAGGTCATAATTATTTGCTGCGGTTTCCCGCTCGGCCATCGCCGCCGTCTGCCCACCGGCAATCAGTCCCACCAGCGCGTGTTTGCCTTCCGGCGAATAGTCGCTGACCGCCTCGATGGCCGTCCGGCCTGACGCTCCAGCGCCGATAATGACCAGGCGCCCTCCCCGGCCCATCGTCGCGGTGGCGACATCAATCAGCCGGGCGATGTCCGGCAGGCAGGCGCCGACCGCCTCCGATATCTGCTTATCATCCTGATGCAGCATCGCCAGCATGTCTGCCGTGGCGAGACGATCGATGTGAGTGGTATCCGGGTGACGGCGGGCCTGCATTGCAGCGGTTAGCGAACTGTTCATAACAACCTCCATTTACAACAGAAAAAGCGCATCTCGGCGACATCAGCGGCCTGATGCATATCCTTATATTCATCAGGCCTATTTAACCTCTGCCGCCACTATAAGTGGAATGTTCTGTGCTTTACCGCCGTCGGGGTCACAGTTTACCCTCCCGACCGCCCCGTCAGGGGGCGATTGCCGGTTATCTGAGCAATCCTGTCTTACGTCTCATCTTCGCCGCCCGCTGGCATGGCCAGTCAGAAGGATTGCTGGCAGAGCATGTGAAACGGTTTACGTATCGGCTAAACCGCCTCGATTGGCTTTGATTACACGGCTTTATGAAAACCGTCCTATCGGCGATAATATGCCTTCACTGAATCTATCCGGGATCGTCATGAAGGCATCAGAGCAGCAGCCTCGCGTTCGCCAACGCGCCTTACCGTTAAAGCTGAGCACCGCCGTATCCTTGATGATCGGCAGCGTCATCGGCGCCGTGCTCCTGCTGGTGTATGCCTTGTG
This window encodes:
- a CDS encoding N-acetylmuramic acid 6-phosphate etherase, whose product is MNSSLTAAMQARRHPDTTHIDRLATADMLAMLHQDDKQISEAVGACLPDIARLIDVATATMGRGGRLVIIGAGASGRTAIEAVSDYSPEGKHALVGLIAGGQTAAMAERETAANNYDLGAFELQSLDFSNHDMLLALTVSGKTPWVWGAMRHAWSLGAPIAVVTQQAASEAAQLADIIIAPQTGPEAVAGLANPKAQLAQRQIVNMLTTGLAIRDGRVYSNLRVDVQADNSHWAERQIAIVMAATDCTRSEAKAALASCHQHCRTAILMLLSGLDAWHARELLTQHHNHLRLALREAQRSSTTTPAH
- the mqo gene encoding malate dehydrogenase (quinone); protein product: MFVSAATHAEADTSKKTDFLLIGGGIMSASLGTWLQALQPDWNLTMVEKLDGVALESSNGWNNAGTGHSANMELNYTPERADGSIDVSKALDINEQFMISRQFWSAQVKRGILHDPHSFINSTPHMSFVWGDNVDYLQKRYNALQQTTLFQGMKFSTDHAQIKQWAPLVMEGRDPQQKVAATWTPVGTDVNYGEITRQLIGSLKKNNHFTLQTSSEVTDFKRNADNSWHVTIKNVQSGDAQTIDAKYVFIGAGGGALKLLQKTGIPEADNYAGFPVGGSFLMTENPAVTAQHLEKVYGQASVGAPPMSVPHLDARYLDGKRVVLFGPFATFSTKFLKNGSFFDLLSTTTTDNVLPMTHVGLDNFDLVKYLVSQVMLSDDDRFAALKEYYPDARKEDWKLIQAGQRVQIIKKDAEKGGVLKLGTEVVVDQQKTISALLGASPGASTAAPITLNVLKQMFPQQFNSPEWQSRIHAIVPSYGQKLNGNVALTQQVWDDTAAALQLTKPPVIQMPAAAPTATAKPAEPPRDASPQHDMAL